A region of Allocoleopsis franciscana PCC 7113 DNA encodes the following proteins:
- the ftsH3 gene encoding ATP-dependent zinc metalloprotease FtsH3 — protein MNKKWRNAGLYALLAIVVIALGTAFLEKPSQSRETWKYSRLIQEVQDGKIETVKLSADRTRALVTAQDGKQVLVNLPNDPQLISILAEKVDDISVLPQSDESFWFRALSSLFFPVLLLVGLFFLLRRAQNGPGSQAMNFGKSRARVQMEPQTQVTFGDVAGIDQAKLELNEVVDFLKNADRFTAVGAKIPKGVLLVGPPGTGKTLLARAVAGEAGVPFFSISGSEFVEMFVGVGASRVRDLFEQAKTNAPCIVFIDEIDAVGRQRGAGLGGGNDEREQTLNQLLTEMDGFEGNTGIIIIAATNRPDVLDAALLRPGRFDRQVVVDRPDYAGRLEILRVHARGKTLAKDVDLEKIARRTPGFTGADLSNLLNEAAILAARRNLTEISMDEVNDAIDRVLAGPEKKDRVMSEKRKTLVAYHEAGHALVGALMPDYDPVQKISIIPRGRAGGLTWFTPSEDRMDTGLYSRSYLQNQMAVALGGRLAEEIIFGEEEVTTGASNDLQQVTRVARQMVTRFGMSDRLGPVALGRQNGNMFLGREIASDRDFSDTTAATIDEEVRRLVDEAYERAKNVLLGNKHILDKLAGMLIEKETVDSDELQELLANNDVKIAAIA, from the coding sequence TATAGTCGGCTGATACAGGAAGTTCAAGACGGCAAAATTGAGACCGTTAAACTCAGCGCCGATCGCACCAGAGCACTCGTCACCGCTCAAGACGGCAAACAAGTCTTGGTCAACTTGCCCAATGACCCTCAGCTCATTAGCATCCTCGCTGAAAAAGTTGATGATATTTCGGTTCTGCCCCAGAGTGATGAAAGCTTTTGGTTTAGAGCATTAAGCAGCCTATTCTTCCCAGTGCTTCTGCTGGTTGGATTGTTTTTCTTGCTGCGCCGCGCTCAGAATGGCCCCGGTTCTCAGGCGATGAACTTTGGCAAATCCAGAGCGAGAGTGCAAATGGAGCCTCAAACTCAGGTGACTTTTGGCGATGTCGCAGGGATTGACCAAGCCAAGCTGGAACTCAATGAAGTTGTAGACTTCCTGAAAAATGCCGATCGCTTCACGGCGGTGGGAGCCAAAATTCCTAAAGGCGTGCTGTTGGTTGGCCCTCCGGGAACGGGTAAAACCCTCCTCGCTCGTGCCGTTGCCGGTGAAGCGGGCGTGCCCTTCTTCTCCATCTCTGGTTCCGAGTTCGTTGAGATGTTCGTGGGCGTCGGTGCCTCTCGCGTGCGTGACTTGTTCGAGCAAGCGAAGACCAATGCGCCTTGTATCGTGTTCATCGATGAAATTGATGCCGTAGGGCGTCAACGGGGAGCGGGTTTAGGCGGCGGTAACGATGAACGGGAGCAAACCCTCAACCAGTTGCTGACCGAGATGGATGGTTTTGAGGGCAATACAGGCATCATTATTATTGCTGCGACCAACCGCCCAGATGTTTTGGATGCCGCTTTATTGCGTCCCGGTCGATTTGACCGTCAGGTGGTTGTTGATCGTCCGGATTATGCGGGACGTTTGGAAATTCTCAGAGTTCATGCTCGTGGTAAGACACTGGCGAAGGATGTGGACTTGGAGAAAATTGCCCGTCGGACTCCTGGGTTCACCGGTGCAGATTTATCCAACCTGTTGAATGAAGCGGCAATTTTGGCAGCACGTCGCAACCTCACGGAAATCTCTATGGATGAGGTGAACGATGCGATTGATCGCGTGTTGGCAGGACCAGAGAAGAAAGACCGCGTGATGAGCGAGAAGCGCAAGACGCTGGTTGCCTATCACGAAGCCGGTCACGCGTTGGTGGGTGCCTTGATGCCGGATTATGACCCCGTGCAGAAGATTAGCATTATCCCTCGCGGTCGTGCTGGTGGTTTGACTTGGTTCACACCCAGTGAAGACCGGATGGATACGGGTTTATACTCCCGTTCTTACCTGCAAAATCAAATGGCAGTGGCTTTGGGCGGTCGTCTGGCTGAAGAGATTATCTTCGGTGAAGAAGAAGTCACCACCGGTGCTTCCAACGACTTGCAACAAGTGACTCGCGTCGCACGGCAAATGGTGACTCGCTTTGGCATGAGCGATCGCTTAGGCCCTGTTGCTCTAGGACGCCAGAATGGCAATATGTTCTTAGGTCGGGAGATTGCCTCAGACCGAGATTTCTCGGATACAACAGCGGCGACCATTGATGAAGAAGTGCGTAGGCTGGTGGATGAAGCCTACGAACGCGCTAAGAATGTCTTACTCGGCAACAAGCATATTCTTGACAAATTAGCCGGAATGTTGATTGAGAAAGAAACAGTAGATTCCGATGAACTGCAAGAACTTTTAGCCAATAACGACGTTAAGATCGCTGCCATTGCCTAA
- the uvsE gene encoding UV DNA damage repair endonuclease UvsE gives MSSTSIIPQLGLVCITVSKEVRYSTVTRKRLLQLSETEQAEILRNLYAKNLQSLNQAIDFCLNHELRLYRITSSLFPFADTELGEKILNELNAELLQTGQRALTAGIRIVVHPDQFVVLSSDKPEVVANSIKILQMHAMIMDKLGQPRSPWATIEIHGGKSDRSSTLVQVIRNLPEAIRSRLALENDEYAYSAEEILAVCRQAGVPMVFDAHHHVIHEGLDSYDHPSVAQMLHSARSTWSMPEWQMVHISNGREAFNDRNHSDLITVMPTSYRHAPWIEIEAKHKEDAIAKLRQEWLPTLTPVLQPMN, from the coding sequence ATGAGTTCGACGAGCATCATTCCTCAACTGGGGTTAGTGTGTATCACTGTATCCAAAGAGGTGCGTTATTCCACGGTTACCCGCAAGCGTTTATTACAGTTGTCAGAAACAGAACAAGCCGAAATTCTGCGGAATTTGTATGCTAAAAATCTCCAAAGCTTGAATCAAGCCATCGATTTTTGCCTCAATCATGAACTCCGACTTTATCGAATTACCTCTAGTCTTTTTCCCTTCGCTGATACTGAATTAGGGGAAAAAATTCTCAATGAATTGAATGCAGAACTTCTGCAAACGGGTCAACGTGCGCTGACAGCAGGTATCCGCATTGTCGTGCATCCTGATCAGTTCGTTGTTCTCAGTTCGGATAAGCCAGAAGTCGTTGCCAATAGCATCAAAATTCTGCAAATGCACGCCATGATTATGGATAAGCTAGGGCAACCGCGATCGCCTTGGGCGACGATAGAAATTCATGGGGGGAAAAGCGATCGCTCCTCCACATTAGTCCAAGTCATCCGTAACTTACCAGAGGCGATTCGCTCCCGACTTGCATTGGAAAACGACGAATATGCCTACAGCGCTGAAGAAATTTTAGCTGTTTGTCGCCAAGCTGGGGTGCCTATGGTTTTTGACGCCCACCACCATGTGATTCATGAAGGTTTAGATAGTTACGATCATCCCAGCGTTGCCCAGATGCTGCACAGTGCACGAAGCACTTGGTCGATGCCTGAATGGCAGATGGTGCATATCTCCAACGGACGCGAGGCATTTAATGACCGCAACCATAGCGACTTGATTACGGTGATGCCGACTTCCTATCGCCATGCGCCATGGATTGAGATTGAAGCGAAACACAAAGAAGACGCGATCGCTAAGTTGCGACAAGAGTGGTTACCCACCCTCACCCCAGTCCTGCAACCCATGAACTGA
- a CDS encoding hybrid sensor histidine kinase/response regulator, with amino-acid sequence MNSNSALVPLADLLVVDDTPDNLRLLSTMLSEQGYKVRKVMSGPLALRVVSVASPDLILLDINMPQMNGYEVCEKLKADPRTSQIPVIFISALDDVWDKVRAFEVGGVDYITKPFQCEEVLARVKNQLTLRWFSKQLSDQNIRLQQEICERQQVENALRQSEAREREKSQALELTLSELRRTQSQLIQSEKMSSLGQMVAGVAHEINNPVGFIYSNLFIARQYFQDLSKLVELYQKAYPNSTPEIQEIIAELDLQFLKEDWQKMINSMQVGAERIQEIVLSLQNFSRLNKSDLKPVDIHEGINHTLEILQYRFRAESYSHRVSCPEIEVIKEYGQLPKVTCYVSQLNQVFMHLLSNAIDALENQPPPRRITISTEVGTGEWKEDREKENLSKDKDKYTQYVVIRIADNGSGMSENVQKQIFDPFFTTKAVGSGTGLGLAICYQVVVEKHQGQIRCISAPGEGTEFIVEIPIAQEYLLSEGH; translated from the coding sequence ATGAATAGCAACTCGGCATTAGTTCCTTTGGCAGACCTCCTTGTTGTTGACGATACACCCGACAACCTGCGCCTTCTTTCTACCATGTTGAGTGAACAAGGGTATAAAGTGCGGAAAGTTATGAGTGGGCCGCTAGCCTTGAGAGTGGTTTCGGTAGCTTCGCCCGACCTGATTTTACTCGATATTAATATGCCCCAAATGAATGGTTATGAGGTTTGTGAAAAGCTGAAAGCCGACCCAAGAACTTCGCAAATTCCGGTAATTTTTATCAGTGCGCTCGATGATGTGTGGGATAAAGTCAGAGCTTTTGAAGTTGGAGGTGTAGACTACATCACCAAGCCATTCCAATGTGAAGAAGTTTTGGCCCGTGTCAAGAATCAGTTGACCTTGCGTTGGTTTTCTAAGCAACTGAGTGACCAAAATATACGCCTGCAACAGGAAATTTGTGAACGCCAGCAAGTGGAGAACGCTCTGCGACAATCGGAAGCACGAGAACGAGAAAAGTCGCAAGCCCTCGAACTAACTTTGAGCGAATTAAGACGCACCCAATCCCAATTAATTCAATCCGAAAAAATGTCAAGTCTGGGGCAAATGGTGGCAGGTGTTGCCCACGAAATTAACAACCCAGTTGGCTTTATTTACAGCAATCTGTTTATCGCTCGTCAATATTTTCAAGACCTCAGTAAACTGGTTGAACTTTATCAAAAGGCTTACCCTAATTCAACACCTGAAATTCAGGAGATTATTGCTGAGCTAGATTTACAGTTTTTAAAAGAAGATTGGCAAAAAATGATAAATTCGATGCAAGTAGGGGCGGAACGGATTCAAGAGATTGTCTTATCGCTGCAAAACTTCTCCCGCTTGAATAAATCCGATCTAAAACCCGTGGATATTCATGAGGGTATCAACCATACGTTAGAGATTTTGCAGTACCGATTCAGGGCAGAAAGCTATAGCCATAGAGTCAGTTGTCCGGAAATTGAGGTGATTAAAGAGTATGGTCAATTGCCTAAAGTAACCTGTTATGTGAGTCAGCTCAATCAGGTGTTTATGCATTTGCTTTCAAACGCCATTGATGCCCTAGAAAACCAACCGCCTCCCCGCCGAATTACCATCAGCACTGAGGTGGGAACTGGGGAGTGGAAGGAAGATAGGGAAAAAGAGAATCTCTCAAAAGACAAGGATAAATATACCCAATATGTTGTGATTCGGATTGCTGACAACGGTTCTGGTATGAGCGAAAACGTGCAAAAGCAAATCTTTGACCCGTTTTTTACCACCAAGGCTGTCGGCAGTGGCACGGGTTTGGGGTTAGCGATTTGTTACCAAGTTGTGGTAGAAAAACATCAGGGTCAAATCCGCTGTATTTCTGCTCCTGGAGAAGGGACAGAATTTATCGTAGAGATTCCGATCGCACAAGAGTATCTCCTAAGTGAGGGTCATTAA
- a CDS encoding response regulator: MLTANPSTILIVDDQPTNLKMLFSFLQESGFKVLVAQSGESAITKLKKVAPDLILLDVMLPGLDGFETCRRLKATAETQDIPVIFMTALSESLDKIKGLKVGAVDYITKPFQQEEVLARIENQLKIRRLSVQLELQNQKLQQSQSLLTGILNTSQDGVMVFEAMRDSRGEIVDFKWILANPVTEKMTGRTPQDLLGKQLLVELPGNCEAGLFERYVSVVETGIPQEQEFYYDYDGIKAWFVHVAVKLGDGFAVTFRDITEQKQAADALLIAQKRLEYLLSSSPAIIYSCKPDDYSSTFVSENVNLVLGYEAQEFLEDASFWVTHIHPDDREGVFAELPQLFERGQHSAEYRFLHKDGTYRWLLDVIKLVRDEEGNPLECIGSLSDITQRKQVEAKLQESQHWLSAITDANPNIVYVYDLIEQRNFFINREVYTILGYTPEQVQQMGTALLQTLMHPEDFVEIPEHFQRFESAKDGEILEFEYRMRYKHGDWRWLLARETVFARNTDGKPTQILGTAADISDRKAIEIALQQSEARIQNLAANVPGMLYEFLRYPDGSYRFTYVSSGCRHINELEPKQILENPALGFELTHPDDVASLFESIETSAQTLEPWVWEGRIITPSGRLKWIRGAAQPERCGDGEILWHGLVIDVSDRKATELELQAAKTTLERHIQRVLLQERITQEIRSSLNSKQVFQTAAIQIGEAFGVNRCLIHTYIEYPTPLIPLVAEYKPPGLVSLLNLEIPVIGNPHVQAMLAQDQAIASDNIYTEPLLKGALPLCQKLSLKSMLAVRTSYQGKPNGAIGLHQYDSFRHWTSEEINFIESVAAQLGIAIAQANLLEQEKQQRQELALQNHALEKAKLEAESANRAKSHFLSKMSHELRTPLNAILGFTQVMARDESMTPEHKEYLGIINRSGEHLLELINDILSMSQIEAGQVTLNQNCFDLYRLLDSLEEMLGFKATSKGLKLIFERASDVPRYIQTDDSKLRQTLINLLGNAIKFTHAGRVTLRVGMGSTGNQAGMFPLSQCPLPHTRLWFAVEDTGPGISLEELSSLFDPFVQSATGRQSMEGTGLGLPISQQFVRLMGGEITVISTPGQGAIFRFDIQIGLATTADEKPVSGKRQVMGLEPNQPSYRLLIVEDGAVNRKLLVKILEPLGFEVRTATNGQEGVALWESWSPHLIWMDVIMPIMDGYEATQHIKQTPKGQKTVIIALTANAFEEQQEAILKAGCDDFLPKPFQREVLLEKIAHHLGVRYVYEQQGTPNLCQSPTPLQPMAPKALTVMPVSWVTELHQAALYADDELMKQLIEQIPLEYDSLRRALRALVDNFMLEQIINLTEPTKP; the protein is encoded by the coding sequence ATGTTAACTGCCAATCCCAGCACCATCTTGATTGTTGATGACCAACCGACGAATCTCAAGATGCTGTTTAGCTTCTTGCAAGAGTCTGGCTTTAAAGTTCTGGTGGCACAGAGTGGGGAAAGTGCTATTACCAAGCTAAAAAAGGTAGCACCAGACTTAATCTTGTTAGATGTAATGTTACCTGGACTCGATGGGTTTGAAACTTGTCGGCGTCTGAAAGCAACGGCCGAAACCCAAGATATTCCAGTGATTTTTATGACTGCTCTGTCTGAGTCCCTGGATAAGATTAAAGGATTAAAAGTTGGTGCGGTTGATTATATTACAAAACCCTTCCAGCAAGAAGAAGTGTTAGCCCGGATTGAGAATCAACTGAAAATCCGCAGACTCTCTGTGCAACTTGAATTACAAAATCAAAAACTTCAACAATCCCAATCTTTACTCACGGGTATTTTAAATACATCCCAGGATGGGGTGATGGTATTTGAGGCGATGCGGGATAGTAGAGGGGAAATTGTCGATTTTAAGTGGATTTTGGCCAATCCGGTTACCGAAAAAATGACGGGGCGAACCCCTCAGGATTTGCTAGGAAAGCAACTACTCGTGGAACTACCGGGAAATTGTGAGGCAGGCTTATTTGAGCGGTATGTCAGTGTCGTTGAAACCGGTATACCCCAAGAGCAGGAATTCTATTATGACTATGACGGCATCAAGGCTTGGTTTGTCCATGTTGCGGTTAAGTTGGGTGATGGCTTCGCGGTAACCTTTCGGGATATTACCGAGCAAAAGCAGGCGGCTGATGCTTTGTTGATCGCTCAAAAACGTCTAGAATATTTACTCTCTTCTAGCCCAGCAATTATTTATAGCTGCAAGCCTGACGACTACAGTTCTACCTTTGTCAGTGAGAATGTTAATCTGGTTCTGGGTTACGAAGCCCAGGAATTTTTAGAGGATGCCAGTTTTTGGGTGACGCATATTCATCCAGACGACAGAGAAGGCGTTTTTGCCGAACTCCCACAGCTATTTGAACGGGGACAGCACTCTGCCGAATACCGCTTTTTACACAAAGATGGCACTTACCGTTGGTTGTTGGATGTGATCAAATTAGTGCGCGACGAGGAGGGAAATCCCTTGGAGTGCATTGGTTCCCTAAGCGACATCACCCAACGCAAGCAAGTCGAAGCCAAACTGCAAGAAAGTCAACATTGGCTCTCTGCCATCACGGACGCAAATCCCAATATTGTCTATGTTTATGACCTAATCGAACAGCGCAACTTTTTTATTAATCGAGAAGTTTACACGATTCTGGGCTATACCCCTGAACAAGTGCAGCAGATGGGAACGGCACTCTTGCAAACCCTGATGCATCCGGAGGATTTCGTGGAAATTCCGGAACATTTTCAACGATTTGAGTCTGCTAAAGATGGCGAAATTTTAGAGTTTGAGTATCGGATGAGATACAAGCACGGTGACTGGCGTTGGCTGTTGGCACGAGAGACGGTATTTGCCAGAAACACTGACGGGAAGCCGACGCAGATTCTCGGTACGGCGGCGGATATTAGCGATCGCAAAGCCATTGAAATCGCCTTGCAGCAAAGTGAAGCTCGTATCCAAAACTTAGCCGCCAATGTACCCGGAATGCTCTATGAATTTCTGCGTTATCCAGATGGTTCCTATCGTTTTACTTATGTAAGTTCCGGTTGCAGACACATTAATGAATTGGAGCCAAAGCAGATTTTAGAGAATCCTGCACTAGGCTTTGAACTCACTCATCCAGATGACGTAGCCAGCCTCTTTGAATCGATTGAAACCAGCGCCCAAACCTTAGAACCTTGGGTATGGGAAGGGCGAATCATTACACCCTCTGGAAGGCTCAAATGGATTCGAGGCGCGGCTCAACCCGAACGGTGTGGTGATGGAGAGATACTTTGGCATGGTTTAGTGATTGATGTGAGCGATCGCAAAGCCACAGAACTGGAACTTCAGGCCGCTAAAACCACTCTAGAACGGCATATCCAACGAGTGTTGTTGCAAGAAAGAATTACTCAAGAAATCCGCTCTAGCTTGAATTCTAAGCAAGTGTTTCAGACGGCTGCCATCCAAATTGGTGAAGCCTTTGGCGTGAATCGTTGCCTAATTCATACTTACATCGAGTACCCAACTCCCCTGATTCCTTTAGTAGCAGAGTACAAGCCACCCGGATTAGTTTCGCTGCTGAATCTAGAAATTCCAGTGATTGGCAATCCCCATGTACAAGCGATGTTAGCCCAAGACCAAGCTATTGCCTCTGATAATATCTACACCGAGCCACTGTTAAAAGGCGCTTTACCCCTATGCCAGAAATTAAGTCTCAAATCCATGCTAGCCGTTCGGACTTCTTATCAAGGAAAACCCAATGGGGCGATTGGTTTGCATCAGTATGATTCCTTCCGCCATTGGACTTCAGAAGAAATTAATTTCATTGAATCGGTAGCCGCACAACTAGGAATTGCTATCGCCCAAGCGAATCTTTTAGAACAGGAAAAACAACAGCGTCAAGAACTAGCGCTGCAAAATCATGCTTTAGAGAAAGCTAAACTTGAGGCAGAATCTGCCAACCGTGCCAAAAGCCACTTTCTCTCCAAAATGAGTCATGAACTGCGTACTCCCCTCAACGCTATCCTTGGTTTTACTCAGGTGATGGCTCGTGACGAGTCAATGACCCCAGAACATAAAGAATACTTGGGAATTATTAATCGCAGTGGAGAGCATTTACTAGAGCTAATCAATGACATTTTGTCAATGTCCCAAATCGAGGCCGGTCAAGTCACGTTGAATCAAAATTGCTTTGACTTGTATCGCCTGCTTGACTCTTTAGAAGAAATGCTAGGATTCAAAGCAACATCAAAAGGTCTGAAACTCATCTTTGAACGAGCCTCCGATGTCCCCCGATACATCCAAACCGATGACAGTAAATTACGTCAAACCTTGATTAACCTCTTGGGAAACGCGATTAAATTTACTCACGCGGGTCGTGTCACACTGCGTGTAGGCATGGGATCAACAGGAAACCAGGCAGGGATGTTTCCTCTCTCACAATGCCCTCTCCCCCATACCCGCCTGTGGTTTGCCGTTGAAGACACCGGCCCTGGAATTTCCCTTGAAGAACTCAGTAGCTTATTTGATCCCTTCGTGCAAAGCGCAACCGGTCGCCAGTCTATGGAAGGTACGGGATTAGGTCTACCGATTAGCCAACAATTTGTGCGCCTGATGGGGGGAGAAATAACGGTTATTAGTACCCCCGGTCAAGGAGCCATTTTTAGATTTGATATCCAGATTGGCTTAGCCACAACGGCGGATGAAAAACCCGTATCCGGTAAACGGCAGGTGATGGGTTTAGAGCCAAACCAACCGTCCTATCGCCTCTTGATTGTTGAGGATGGTGCTGTCAATCGCAAACTGCTGGTTAAGATACTTGAACCCTTAGGGTTTGAAGTCCGCACGGCAACCAATGGACAGGAAGGGGTTGCCTTGTGGGAGAGTTGGTCACCCCATCTGATTTGGATGGATGTAATCATGCCAATCATGGACGGGTATGAGGCAACCCAACACATTAAACAAACCCCCAAAGGCCAAAAAACAGTCATTATTGCTCTAACGGCTAATGCTTTTGAAGAGCAGCAAGAAGCCATCTTAAAAGCTGGGTGTGACGACTTTTTACCTAAACCTTTTCAGCGAGAGGTACTTTTAGAAAAGATTGCTCATCACTTGGGAGTGCGCTACGTCTATGAACAGCAGGGAACACCCAACTTATGCCAGTCACCAACTCCACTTCAGCCGATGGCACCTAAGGCTTTAACGGTCATGCCTGTATCTTGGGTCACCGAGCTCCATCAAGCTGCACTCTACGCGGATGACGAATTGATGAAACAGCTCATTGAGCAAATACCTTTAGAATATGACTCTTTGCGTCGAGCATTGAGAGCCTTGGTCGATAACTTTATGCTCGAACAAATCATCAATTTGACCGAACCCACTAAGCCATGA